The DNA sequence AATTTATCATTTGACTCATTCCTCCTTTTGTTAAATTCACTCACTCCTCAAAGCATCCACTGTGTTCATCCTGGCAGCTTTATTAGCAGGATACACACCAGCGATCAGGCCCACGATGACAGATACTACAAATCCTATCACGATCAGTTCAACTGGAAATGCGTGCGGTAGCGCCATTAAACTCTGTGCACCATATGCTCCCAGTACACCCAGCCCTATACCAAGCAGTCCGCCGATCACGCTCAACACAACCGATTCACCAATGAACAGAACCAGGACATTCAAATTTGTATAACCTAATGATTTCAGTATCCCGATCTCCCGGGTGCGTTCGGTTACCGTAACCAGCATGATGTTCATAATACCGATGGAACCAACCACAAGTGAGATCAGTGCCACAGAAGTGAGCAGTGCACCCAAAATTCCAGCCATTTGGTCAGTTTTCTCAAGTATCTCACCCTGGTTGTGGATTGAATAGGGTTTTGTATCATCATCATTCATATCCTTTGATGGTACTCCAAAATGACGCCCAAGTTTTTGATCCAGGTCATCGGAAGTCGCTTGTATTGTATCCATACTGGATGCCATTGCAAGGAAACTGCCATAATCATCTTCCCCCTGTATCTCATTTAAGGTCGAGATCGGGATGAATATGCGTTCATCAGGAGCAATGGGGCTTTGTACCATAGTGGTCTTAGGGCTCTCCAGTATTCCTTTTACTTTAAATCTTTTAGTTACTTCACTACCGTCATCCTTTCGAAATGTGATATCAATGGAATTCTGGGTGAAAATCTTGCGGTCAAATTTTTTATAAGCCACATCATTTCCTATAACGGCAACATATTTATCCTGGTCACTGAGGAAACTTCCTTCCTCGAATTTGAGATTGGCAACCGTTTCATAATCTTCTGATACTCCATCGACTGACAGGTGTCTGGATGTAGATAGATGGGTTACTTTCTGGAGCGATTGTTTAATAGGTGAAACAATGACAATACCCGGTGTATTTTCGACAAGTTCCAGTTCATTATCATGGAACAGATCCGGTTCCATATGGTTTATAATAATGAAATTCGAACCAACGGACCCGATCTCTTCATCGAAATATTGTTGGAAACTGGCTCCGAGGGATACATTGGCGATCACTGCAGCCACGCCAATGACAATCCCAAGGGTAGTGAGGATGGACCTCATCTTGGCACTTCTTATGCTTCCCGCAGCGATACGCAGGGACTGTACAATGTTTACCATCCGGTCCACCTCCTTATTGCTGGTGTTTCTTACGCTTGTACATCACCAGGCTTGATATTACAAAGATAACAACCAGAGCGCTGATACCTGCAAATCCGGGACCACCGTTCGGCTTGTCAGTAACAATTGACAGACTCAGGTCGTTAAGTGTTGTCTCATGCTGGTTGAAGCCGCTCCTGTACTGGGCTATCAATGCAAGTTCTTGCTGGTCTGACACATCATCTGATACTACCTGTGCATCAAATTCCACAGTAAACAGTTCATCATGGTCCATGGACCCTATGAAATATTCCACAGGTGAGAATTCGATTCCCTCTGCATGGGGCCTGATCGATACCGAGGTCAGCGTATTGGGATGGGTATTGACAATATCGAATTCAATAGTTGCCACACCATTATCAATAGTCAGGGGTTTGGTAGGGATCACCTTGATACCTGCCGAATCGACCTTGACGGGAACATTCCAGTAATAATTATATGTATGGGAACTTCCAACCACAATAAATTCCAGATGTTTAGTACCGTCCCGGGCAGAGTCATCTACCTCGATATTATATGTAAGGTCTACAGTATCTCCAGGTCCAAGGATACCGGTATCATGGTATGGATCGCTTTTTACCCGAATATCATCTGTACCTTCAAGTGTTGCAGACCTGACCCTGGCATTTGTATCATACTCTGTATCGCCAAGGCTGATGGAATGCTGGGTTGCGGTATTTTTTAATGTAAAAGTCACGGTCCCTGCATCACCCGGCATCAGTACTTCAGGTTCTGTTGTGATCTGTTCAAGCTGGATGGTCCCCTTGCTGTCAAATGTATCCGAACCTGAACCGACCCAGATATTAAGTGTCTCCTCATTCCAGGCCGTGCCTTCATTATCCTGGTAGCGTACCTTTATCGATCTGGTACCAGGTCTTGCATTTTCATCCACATATAAGTGGTATTCCAGTGATGCATGTCTATCTGTTGATAAGATTCCGATATTCCTTACAGCATCATCTCCCGCATCCAATGAGAATGGATATGATGGGATAAGTTCTACTGAAACATCCTCGGCCCTTGTGTTACCGATATTTTCAATCTTTATCCATACGTTTACATATTGCCCGATCTCTGCAGGATTCGGGTCACATTGTACGATATCTGCCCTAAGTGCAGCAGCACTTGCCGAAACCGGGATCATGGACATTGCAAATATCAATGCTACTAAAAACAAAGACCCCAGAAAATTCATATATTTCCTTATACTTTTCATAACTCTTCACCTCAATTATTTTCTATTACTCCATCTTTCACCAGCACAATCCTGTCTGCAAATTCTGCAATATCAGGATCGTGTGTGATCATAACAATTGTCCGGCCCTGTTCATGCAGGTCTGAGAACATTTTCATGATTTCACCAGTAGTTTTTGAATCCAGGTTTCCTGTCGGCTCATCTGCAAGTATCAACATCGGGTCATTTATTAGAGCCCGGGCAATGGCAACTCTCTGGCACTGCCCGCCTGAAAGTTCAGTGGTCTTATGGTCCATACGGTCTTCTAGTCCAACAAGTTCCAGCAGGTCTCTTACTTTTGTACTGACAACAGTACCGTTCTTTTTAGTAGCAAATGTTGGTAGTTCCACATTCTGGTAAGCAGTCAACCTGGGAATCAGGTTGAAGGTCTGGAATACGAACCCTATCTCACGTCCCCTGAGGTGTGCAAGCTCATTATCCGATATCTGATTTATGTCCTGGCCTTTTACAAAGATCTGTCCCGATGTGGGCCTGTCAAGGCATCCGATCATGTTCATCAATGTGCTTTTGCCTGA is a window from the ANME-2 cluster archaeon genome containing:
- a CDS encoding ABC transporter permease: MVNIVQSLRIAAGSIRSAKMRSILTTLGIVIGVAAVIANVSLGASFQQYFDEEIGSVGSNFIIINHMEPDLFHDNELELVENTPGIVIVSPIKQSLQKVTHLSTSRHLSVDGVSEDYETVANLKFEEGSFLSDQDKYVAVIGNDVAYKKFDRKIFTQNSIDITFRKDDGSEVTKRFKVKGILESPKTTMVQSPIAPDERIFIPISTLNEIQGEDDYGSFLAMASSMDTIQATSDDLDQKLGRHFGVPSKDMNDDDTKPYSIHNQGEILEKTDQMAGILGALLTSVALISLVVGSIGIMNIMLVTVTERTREIGILKSLGYTNLNVLVLFIGESVVLSVIGGLLGIGLGVLGAYGAQSLMALPHAFPVELIVIGFVVSVIVGLIAGVYPANKAARMNTVDALRSE
- a CDS encoding ABC transporter ATP-binding protein — translated: MEEQIVSESSADGDTVIDIIDVRKSYQRGGMEIPILNGIDLTVRSGEFLAIMGPSGSGKSTLMNMIGCLDRPTSGQIFVKGQDINQISDNELAHLRGREIGFVFQTFNLIPRLTAYQNVELPTFATKKNGTVVSTKVRDLLELVGLEDRMDHKTTELSGGQCQRVAIARALINDPMLILADEPTGNLDSKTTGEIMKMFSDLHEQGRTIVMITHDPDIAEFADRIVLVKDGVIENN